A single region of the Aeromicrobium chenweiae genome encodes:
- the dusB gene encoding tRNA dihydrouridine synthase DusB, with amino-acid sequence MSIATMPRTLRLGDLEVATPVVLAPMAGVTNAAFRQLCAEQGAGLYVCEMITSRGIVEGDKTSLAMLTFAPNETYRSVQLYGVDPTTIGRAVEILCADHGVDHVDLNFGCPVPKVTRKGGGAALPWKDVLLGQILTAAVAAAAPYGVPVTMKTRKGIDDDHLTYLDAGRIAQDTGCAAIALHGRTAVQHYSGRADWESIAELKSSVDIPVLGNGDIWEAADAIRMVEETGCDGVVVGRGCLGRPWLFRDLAAAFSGETVVGLPRLGEVTAVMRRHAELLAGIMGEERGCIEFRKHIAWYLKGFAAGKDVRSRLGMVSSFADLDDLLGRLDPTEPYPVGELGTPRGRQGTPKKVSVPDGWLDSRSISAPLDPLAEDGTSGG; translated from the coding sequence ATGTCGATCGCCACGATGCCCCGCACGCTGCGGCTGGGCGACCTCGAGGTCGCCACGCCGGTCGTCCTCGCGCCGATGGCAGGGGTCACGAACGCGGCGTTCCGCCAGCTGTGCGCCGAGCAGGGGGCAGGGCTGTACGTCTGCGAGATGATCACGTCCCGCGGCATCGTCGAGGGCGACAAGACGAGCCTCGCGATGCTGACGTTCGCGCCCAACGAGACCTATCGGTCCGTGCAGCTGTACGGCGTGGACCCCACGACGATCGGCCGGGCGGTCGAGATCCTGTGCGCAGACCACGGTGTCGATCACGTCGACCTCAACTTCGGCTGCCCGGTGCCCAAGGTGACCCGCAAGGGCGGGGGAGCGGCCCTGCCGTGGAAGGACGTCCTGCTCGGGCAGATCCTGACCGCCGCCGTCGCCGCTGCCGCGCCCTACGGCGTCCCGGTCACCATGAAGACGCGCAAGGGGATCGACGACGACCACCTGACGTACCTCGACGCGGGCCGCATCGCCCAGGACACCGGCTGCGCCGCGATCGCCCTGCACGGCCGTACCGCGGTGCAGCACTACTCCGGCCGGGCCGACTGGGAGTCGATCGCCGAGCTCAAGTCGTCCGTCGACATCCCGGTGCTCGGCAACGGCGACATCTGGGAGGCCGCCGACGCGATCCGCATGGTCGAGGAGACCGGGTGCGACGGCGTGGTTGTCGGCCGCGGGTGCCTGGGACGTCCGTGGCTGTTCCGCGACCTGGCGGCGGCGTTCTCCGGCGAGACCGTCGTCGGTCTGCCGCGCCTGGGCGAGGTCACCGCGGTGATGCGCCGGCACGCCGAGCTGCTCGCGGGGATCATGGGTGAGGAGCGGGGTTGCATCGAGTTCCGCAAGCACATCGCGTGGTACCTCAAGGGATTCGCCGCCGGCAAGGACGTCCGCAGCCGCCTGGGCATGGTGTCGTCGTTCGCCGACCTGGACGACCTCCTGGGCCGGCTCGACCCGACCGAGCCGTACCCGGTGGGTGAGCTGGGCACGCCGCGTGGACGTCAGGGCACTCCCAAGAAGGTGTCGGTGCCCGACGGCTGGCTCGACTCGCGCTCCATCAGCGCACCGCTCGACCCGCTCGCCGAGGATGGCACGTCGGGCGGATAA
- a CDS encoding PH domain-containing protein, with product MDGLFAPVEGTWQPVSPRLATVRRILLVPLLVALALAGLVLVVLRLGSWTTVLGAALLVTGLAGAGWTWVWAGRNQRSWGYAENADDLLVTRGVMFKRLVAIPYGRMQFVDVEAGPIARAFGIATVTLHTASPETAAEIPGLPAAQATRLRNRLTELGEARGAGL from the coding sequence ATGGACGGACTCTTCGCCCCGGTCGAGGGCACCTGGCAGCCTGTCTCTCCCCGGCTCGCCACCGTCCGCCGGATCCTGCTGGTCCCCCTCCTCGTGGCGCTCGCGCTGGCCGGCCTCGTCCTGGTCGTCCTGCGCCTCGGCTCCTGGACCACCGTGCTCGGTGCCGCCCTCCTGGTCACGGGCCTCGCCGGCGCGGGCTGGACCTGGGTGTGGGCGGGACGCAACCAGCGCAGCTGGGGCTACGCCGAGAACGCGGACGACCTCCTGGTCACCCGCGGCGTGATGTTCAAGCGGCTCGTCGCGATCCCGTACGGCCGCATGCAGTTCGTCGACGTCGAGGCCGGACCGATCGCGCGGGCGTTCGGCATCGCGACGGTCACGCTGCACACCGCGAGCCCCGAGACGGCCGCCGAGATCCCGGGACTGCCCGCGGCCCAGGCGACGCGGCTGCGCAACCGGTTGACCGAGCTCGGTGAGGCCCGTGGCGCCGGTCTCTGA
- a CDS encoding PH domain-containing protein, translating into MAPVSDVAAPEIAGLRTHPLTAVVQGARWAAAASVGLVGSIFTGDGWGDLNPFLSLLAALAGGLVLGLLLGFVSWRFTRYVIDGAELRISSGVVTKASRRIPYERIQSVDIAQPLVARVLALAELRIEMAGGRDSRTSLRFLRLADAATLRQVLLSRAHGEEVEAATEEHRTAITVVPPERVVLGTVLSLDFLFAAVGSVALVVLMIWFGQVVVLLGGVLPLASWLGQIVAHRVLQQWDFTLSRGERGLRIERGLLSRTSQTIPFARVQGVAVKEPFVWRRLGWQRLEVDVAGYAEHDSEQQEDSSSTLLPIADRVLAAAVIDELIPGTTTADLVRTRAPRRSWVFAPIGWRNRWIAADDTAFVAHEGWVQRRTSIVPHSKTQSVELRQGPLQRRLHVATVEVHTPKGPVDADGRHLDEHDARAALVAQLERARASRA; encoded by the coding sequence GTGGCGCCGGTCTCTGACGTCGCGGCCCCCGAGATCGCGGGCCTTCGCACCCACCCCCTGACCGCGGTGGTGCAGGGGGCGCGCTGGGCCGCGGCCGCGTCGGTCGGCCTGGTCGGGTCGATCTTCACCGGCGACGGGTGGGGCGACCTCAACCCGTTCCTCAGCCTGCTGGCGGCGCTCGCCGGCGGGCTCGTGCTGGGCCTGCTCCTGGGCTTCGTCTCCTGGCGGTTCACCCGTTACGTGATCGACGGCGCCGAGCTCCGGATCAGCTCGGGCGTCGTCACCAAGGCCTCGCGCCGGATCCCGTACGAGCGGATCCAGTCCGTCGACATCGCACAACCCCTCGTCGCGCGGGTGCTCGCGCTGGCCGAGCTGCGCATCGAGATGGCCGGCGGCAGGGACTCGCGGACGTCCCTGCGGTTCCTGCGGCTCGCGGACGCCGCGACGCTGCGGCAGGTGCTGCTGTCGCGCGCCCACGGCGAGGAGGTCGAGGCGGCGACCGAGGAGCACCGGACCGCGATCACGGTCGTGCCGCCGGAGCGGGTCGTGCTCGGCACCGTGCTCTCCCTGGACTTCCTCTTCGCCGCGGTCGGCTCGGTCGCGCTCGTCGTGCTCATGATCTGGTTCGGCCAGGTCGTGGTGCTGCTCGGTGGTGTCCTGCCGCTGGCCTCGTGGCTCGGGCAGATCGTCGCCCACCGGGTGCTCCAGCAGTGGGACTTCACCCTCTCGCGGGGAGAGCGAGGGCTGCGCATCGAGCGCGGCCTGCTCTCCCGGACGTCCCAGACGATCCCGTTCGCCCGCGTGCAGGGCGTCGCGGTCAAGGAGCCGTTCGTCTGGCGGCGGCTGGGCTGGCAGCGGCTCGAGGTCGACGTCGCCGGGTACGCCGAGCACGACTCCGAGCAGCAGGAGGACTCCTCGTCGACGCTGCTGCCCATCGCCGACCGCGTCCTGGCCGCCGCGGTGATCGACGAGCTGATCCCCGGCACCACCACCGCGGACCTCGTCCGCACCCGGGCACCGAGGCGCTCGTGGGTGTTCGCGCCCATCGGCTGGCGCAACCGGTGGATCGCGGCGGACGACACCGCGTTCGTGGCGCACGAGGGCTGGGTCCAGCGGCGCACCAGCATCGTCCCGCACTCCAAGACCCAGTCGGTCGAGCTGCGACAGGGGCCCCTCCAGCGGCGGCTCCACGTCGCGACGGTCGAGGTGCACACCCCGAAGGGCCCGGTCGACGCGGACGGCCGGCACCTCGACGAGCACGACGCCCGCGCCGCCCTGGTCGCGCAGCTCGAGCGGGCCCGCGCCTCGCGCGCCTAG
- a CDS encoding glycine--tRNA ligase, whose amino-acid sequence MASTVDNVISLSKRRGFVYQCGEIYGGTKSAWDYGPLGVELKDNIKRQWWRSMVQGRDDVVGLDSSVILPTDVWKASGHLSAFVDPLVECRHCHKRYRQDHLQEAYAEKKGIDDPDSVDMTLIVCANCGTRGEWTEPRMFNGLLKTFLGPVESEEGLHYLRPETAQGIFINFLQVMTTSRKKPPFGIGQIGKSFRNEITPGNFIFRTREFEQMEMEFFVEPGTDEEWQETWMKIRMDWYTGLGINPDNLRFFEHPAEKLSHYSKRTVDIEYRFEFAGSTWGELEGIANRTDFDLKTHAEHSGKDLQYFDQAANERWTPYVIEPAAGVNRSMMAFLIDAYVDEEVPNAKGGTDKRTVLKLDKRLAPVKAAVLPLSRNEDLSPKARALAAELRGFWNVEFDDAQAIGKRYRRQDEIGTPYCITVDFDTLEDQAVTIRDRDTMQQERIALDQVTSWLAARLPGC is encoded by the coding sequence ATGGCATCAACAGTCGACAACGTCATCAGCCTCAGCAAGCGCAGGGGATTCGTCTACCAGTGCGGCGAGATCTACGGCGGCACCAAGTCGGCGTGGGACTACGGACCGCTCGGTGTCGAGCTCAAGGACAACATCAAGCGGCAGTGGTGGCGCTCGATGGTGCAGGGCCGCGACGACGTCGTGGGCCTCGACTCCTCGGTCATCCTGCCGACCGACGTCTGGAAGGCGTCCGGTCACCTGTCGGCGTTCGTCGACCCGCTGGTCGAGTGCCGGCACTGCCACAAGCGCTACCGCCAGGACCACCTGCAGGAGGCGTACGCCGAGAAGAAGGGCATCGACGACCCCGACTCGGTCGACATGACCCTCATCGTGTGCGCGAACTGCGGCACCCGCGGCGAGTGGACCGAGCCCCGGATGTTCAACGGCCTGCTCAAGACGTTCCTCGGCCCCGTCGAGTCCGAGGAGGGCCTGCACTACCTGCGCCCCGAGACCGCCCAGGGCATCTTCATCAACTTCCTGCAGGTGATGACCACCTCGCGCAAGAAGCCTCCGTTCGGCATCGGCCAGATCGGCAAGAGCTTCCGCAACGAGATCACGCCGGGCAACTTCATCTTCCGCACCCGCGAGTTCGAGCAGATGGAGATGGAGTTCTTCGTCGAGCCGGGCACGGACGAGGAGTGGCAGGAGACCTGGATGAAGATCCGGATGGACTGGTACACCGGCCTCGGCATCAACCCCGACAACCTGCGCTTCTTCGAGCACCCCGCCGAGAAGCTCTCGCACTACTCCAAGCGGACCGTCGACATCGAGTACCGCTTCGAGTTCGCCGGCTCCACGTGGGGCGAGCTCGAGGGCATCGCGAACCGCACCGACTTCGACCTCAAGACGCACGCCGAGCACTCCGGCAAGGACCTGCAGTACTTCGACCAGGCCGCCAACGAGCGCTGGACGCCGTACGTCATCGAGCCGGCAGCGGGCGTCAACCGCTCCATGATGGCGTTCCTCATCGACGCGTACGTCGACGAGGAGGTGCCGAACGCCAAGGGCGGCACCGACAAGCGGACCGTGCTGAAGCTCGACAAGCGCCTTGCTCCGGTCAAGGCCGCAGTGCTGCCGCTGTCGCGCAACGAGGATCTCTCGCCCAAGGCGCGTGCGCTGGCCGCGGAGCTCCGGGGCTTCTGGAACGTCGAGTTCGACGACGCCCAGGCCATCGGCAAGCGCTACCGCCGTCAGGACGAGATCGGCACGCCGTACTGCATCACGGTCGACTTCGACACCCTCGAGGACCAGGCCGTGACGATCCGCGACCGCGACACCATGCAGCAGGAGCGCATCGCGCTCGACCAGGTGACGTCGTGGCTCGCGGCGCGCCTTCCGGGCTGCTGA
- a CDS encoding acyl-CoA thioesterase yields MSEPRLRTDFAVLRTITTRWEDEDVYGHVNNVVYYSYFDTAVNGFLIDATGTDIRRLDAVGLVKETRCEYLRELGFPADVQAGLAVTRLGTSSIVYRIALFQGDDDEPAAIGHFVHVYVDAEARTVTPVPDVIREAVAPLVV; encoded by the coding sequence GTGAGCGAGCCGCGCCTGCGCACGGACTTCGCGGTCCTGCGCACGATCACCACGCGCTGGGAGGACGAGGACGTCTACGGCCACGTCAACAACGTCGTCTACTACTCGTACTTCGACACGGCGGTCAACGGATTCCTCATCGACGCGACCGGCACCGACATCCGCCGGCTGGACGCGGTCGGGCTGGTCAAGGAGACCCGCTGCGAGTATCTCCGTGAGCTGGGCTTCCCCGCGGACGTCCAGGCCGGTCTCGCCGTGACCCGGCTCGGCACGTCGAGCATCGTCTACCGCATCGCGCTGTTCCAGGGCGACGACGACGAGCCGGCGGCGATCGGCCACTTCGTGCACGTCTACGTCGACGCCGAGGCGCGCACGGTGACGCCGGTCCCCGACGTGATCCGCGAGGCCGTGGCCCCGCTGGTGGTCTGA
- the smc gene encoding chromosome segregation protein SMC: MYLKSLTLRGFKSFASSTTLQLEPGITCVVGPNGSGKSNVVDALSWVMGEQGAKSLRGGKMEDVIFAGTSGRPPLGRAEVVLTIDNSDGALPIEYTEVTISRTMFRNGGSEYAINGSTCRLLDVQELLSDSGIGREMHVIVGQGQLDSVLRATPEERRGFIEEAAGVLKHRKRKEKAIRKLDATQGNLTRLNDVLTELRRQLKPLGRQAEVARRAAVIQADVRDARARLLADDIVTARTTIAEELADETALKEKRQAVEQAIAAAREQETELEDQLREDSPRLSAAQETWYSLSGLRERIRGTAGLANERVRLAAVEADDRHVGREPEELEAEARRAQEQHTQLSASVAEATAALAAVIAERNEAEATYTAEERRVAGLLRAAADQREGLARLHGQVNALKSRSTAAGEEIGRLTAARDEAEARALDAQRQFTALENEIAGLNAGESGLDEQLEAAEADLSEATATLSALGTQVQDAERQQAALTARKEALELGLARKDGAGALLAATDEISGLLGSVAALLTVRAGFETAIAAALGSAADAVAVDHLDTAVSAMEKLKSEDLGRAGMLLGGGEIDDSTWPGLPDFATYAVDVVDGPAALQGALRRLLFKVAVVDTLDQSQEVVRVAPDVTAVTREGDVLGAHFAAGGSTSKQSLIEVQAAITQADEDLAAAVHTLERLRFEQEAGETARAAAQERVDAALGELHESDATMAAVAEQLGHLGATTRAARGEAERLSAAITKAEEAMAGDLSGLQELEERLAQAESAPEEEPDTALLEELAEKASACRRAETEARLSLRTNEERARALEGQVTALFEAATSERESRRRAAERRARQLREAETARAVILASDQVLARLERSIATASALRTAIETSRSGREETLRSVRSRLRDLSTQLDGLTDTVHKDQMARAELRLRLEALETRALEELGLEVETLVADYGPDQLVPPVTVEGEDDSLPTEPVPYDRETQVKRLRTAERSMAMLGKVNPLALEEFTALEERHQFLSEQLDDLRKTRQDLLDIVEEVDAKVEQVFTEAWYDVENAFQHVFSRLFPGGEGALVLTDPQNMLTTGIDVEARPAGKKVKRLSLLSGGERSLVAVAFLVALFKARPSPFYILDEVEAALDDANLGRLLELYEELRANSQLIVITHQKRTMEVADALYGVSMRGDGVSAVISQRLREEEPA; this comes from the coding sequence TTGTACCTCAAGAGCCTCACACTGCGTGGGTTCAAGTCCTTCGCCTCCTCGACGACCCTTCAGCTCGAGCCCGGCATCACGTGTGTCGTCGGTCCCAACGGCTCGGGCAAGTCCAACGTCGTCGACGCGCTCTCGTGGGTCATGGGCGAGCAGGGCGCGAAGTCCCTGCGCGGCGGCAAGATGGAGGACGTCATCTTCGCCGGGACGTCCGGCCGCCCGCCGCTCGGTCGCGCCGAGGTCGTGCTGACGATCGACAACTCCGACGGTGCCCTGCCGATCGAGTACACGGAGGTCACGATCTCGCGCACGATGTTCCGCAACGGCGGCTCGGAGTACGCGATCAACGGCAGCACGTGCCGCCTCCTGGACGTCCAGGAGCTGCTGAGCGACTCGGGCATCGGCCGCGAGATGCACGTCATCGTCGGCCAGGGCCAGCTCGACAGCGTCCTGCGGGCCACGCCGGAGGAGCGCCGCGGCTTCATCGAGGAGGCTGCGGGCGTCCTGAAGCACCGCAAGCGCAAGGAGAAGGCGATCCGCAAGCTGGACGCCACCCAGGGCAACCTGACCCGCCTGAACGACGTCCTGACCGAGCTGCGCCGCCAGCTCAAGCCGCTCGGCCGCCAGGCGGAGGTGGCGCGTCGTGCCGCGGTCATCCAGGCCGACGTCCGTGACGCCCGGGCGCGCCTGCTCGCCGACGACATCGTCACCGCGCGCACCACGATCGCCGAGGAGCTCGCGGACGAGACGGCACTGAAGGAGAAGCGGCAGGCGGTCGAGCAGGCCATCGCCGCGGCCCGGGAGCAGGAGACCGAGCTGGAGGACCAGCTGCGCGAGGACTCTCCTCGGCTGTCCGCGGCCCAGGAGACCTGGTACAGCCTCTCCGGCCTGCGCGAGCGCATCCGGGGAACCGCAGGACTGGCGAACGAGCGCGTCCGTCTCGCGGCCGTCGAGGCCGACGACCGCCACGTCGGTCGCGAGCCCGAGGAGCTCGAGGCCGAGGCCCGTCGCGCCCAGGAGCAGCACACCCAGCTGAGCGCCAGCGTCGCCGAGGCGACCGCCGCGCTCGCCGCGGTCATCGCCGAGCGCAACGAGGCCGAGGCGACCTACACCGCCGAGGAGCGTCGGGTCGCCGGGCTGCTGCGCGCCGCGGCCGACCAGCGCGAGGGCCTCGCACGCCTCCACGGCCAGGTCAACGCGCTCAAGAGTCGCTCGACCGCCGCGGGGGAGGAGATCGGCCGGCTCACCGCCGCCCGCGACGAGGCCGAGGCGCGTGCGCTCGACGCGCAGCGACAGTTCACCGCCCTCGAGAACGAGATCGCCGGGCTCAACGCGGGGGAGTCGGGCCTCGACGAGCAGCTCGAGGCCGCGGAGGCCGACCTGTCCGAGGCGACCGCGACGCTGTCGGCCCTCGGCACGCAGGTGCAGGACGCCGAGCGCCAGCAGGCGGCGCTCACCGCCCGCAAGGAGGCCCTCGAGCTGGGGCTGGCCCGCAAGGACGGCGCCGGTGCGCTGCTCGCGGCGACCGACGAGATCAGCGGCCTGCTGGGCTCGGTCGCGGCCCTGCTGACCGTGCGCGCCGGCTTCGAGACGGCCATCGCCGCCGCGCTCGGCTCCGCTGCCGACGCCGTCGCCGTCGACCACCTCGACACGGCCGTGTCGGCGATGGAGAAGCTGAAGTCCGAGGACCTCGGCCGCGCCGGCATGCTGCTGGGCGGCGGCGAGATCGACGACTCGACCTGGCCGGGGCTGCCCGACTTCGCGACGTACGCGGTCGACGTGGTGGACGGTCCCGCCGCCCTGCAGGGGGCGCTGCGCCGGCTGCTGTTCAAGGTCGCCGTCGTCGACACGCTCGACCAGTCGCAGGAGGTCGTCCGGGTCGCGCCCGACGTCACCGCCGTGACCCGCGAGGGCGACGTCCTCGGGGCGCACTTCGCGGCCGGAGGGTCGACGTCCAAGCAGAGCCTCATCGAGGTGCAGGCGGCGATCACCCAGGCCGACGAGGACCTCGCCGCGGCCGTCCACACCCTCGAGCGCCTGCGGTTCGAGCAGGAGGCCGGCGAGACGGCACGCGCCGCGGCGCAGGAACGCGTCGACGCCGCGCTCGGCGAGCTGCACGAGTCCGACGCCACGATGGCCGCCGTCGCGGAGCAGCTCGGCCACCTCGGCGCCACGACGCGGGCGGCACGGGGCGAGGCCGAACGACTGTCCGCCGCGATCACCAAGGCCGAGGAGGCCATGGCCGGTGACCTCTCGGGCCTCCAGGAGCTCGAGGAGCGCCTGGCGCAGGCCGAGTCCGCGCCGGAGGAGGAGCCCGACACCGCCCTGCTCGAGGAGCTCGCGGAGAAGGCGTCCGCGTGCCGCCGCGCCGAGACCGAGGCCCGTCTGTCGCTGCGCACGAACGAGGAGCGCGCCCGCGCTCTCGAGGGCCAGGTCACGGCCCTGTTCGAGGCCGCGACGTCCGAGCGGGAGTCGAGGCGCCGTGCCGCGGAGCGTCGCGCCCGCCAGCTGCGCGAGGCCGAGACCGCGCGGGCGGTCATCCTGGCCAGCGACCAGGTCCTGGCCCGCCTGGAACGGTCGATCGCGACGGCATCGGCCCTGCGCACCGCGATCGAGACGTCCCGGTCGGGGCGCGAGGAGACCCTCCGCAGCGTCCGGTCCCGGCTGCGCGACTTGTCCACCCAGCTCGACGGCCTGACCGACACGGTGCACAAGGACCAGATGGCCCGTGCCGAGCTGCGCCTGCGGCTGGAGGCCCTGGAGACCCGGGCGCTGGAGGAGCTCGGCCTCGAGGTCGAGACCCTGGTCGCCGACTACGGGCCCGACCAGCTCGTCCCGCCCGTCACGGTCGAGGGCGAGGACGACTCGCTGCCCACCGAGCCCGTCCCGTACGACCGCGAGACCCAGGTCAAGCGGCTGCGCACGGCCGAGCGCTCGATGGCGATGCTCGGCAAGGTCAACCCGTTGGCCCTCGAGGAGTTCACCGCCCTGGAGGAGCGCCACCAGTTCCTGTCCGAGCAGCTCGACGACCTGCGCAAGACCCGCCAGGACCTGCTCGACATCGTCGAGGAGGTCGACGCCAAGGTCGAGCAGGTCTTCACCGAGGCCTGGTACGACGTGGAGAACGCGTTCCAGCACGTCTTCAGCCGGCTGTTCCCCGGCGGCGAGGGGGCGCTCGTGCTCACCGACCCGCAGAACATGCTGACGACCGGCATCGACGTGGAGGCGCGCCCGGCGGGCAAGAAGGTCAAGCGGCTGTCGCTGCTGTCCGGCGGTGAGCGGTCGCTCGTGGCGGTCGCGTTCCTGGTCGCGCTGTTCAAGGCGCGGCCCAGCCCGTTCTACATCCTCGACGAGGTCGAGGCGGCCCTGGACGACGCCAACCTCGGACGCCTGCTGGAGCTGTACGAAGAGCTGCGCGCGAACTCCCAGCTCATCGTCATCACCCACCAGAAGCGCACGATGGAGGTCGCCGACGCGCTCTACGGCGTCTCGATGCGCGGCGACGGGGTCTCCGCAGTCATCAGCCAGCGCCTGCGCGAGGAGGAACCGGCGTGA
- a CDS encoding metal ABC transporter substrate-binding protein: MRKSLSLLAIAPLVTLLAACGATANDDGRTRVVASFYPFAFVTEQVGGSFVNVQNLTSPGVEPHDLELKPKQVAAVQDADLVVYEKHFQAAVDEAVDQAGRSTEDTVDADAELDLLPADDEAGEHGEDHADHDHGDEDPHTWLDPTNMVRITEAVAARLSKLDPDHAEDYRANADALVARLKKLDASFTEGLKTCERRTIVTTHAAFKYLANRYDLHQEPIAGIDPTNEPSPSQLGDITKLVKREGITTIFTEELVSPAIADTIAKETGATTATLDPIEGLSDDTSDEDYVSLMEKNLAALQKANSCS; the protein is encoded by the coding sequence ATGAGGAAGTCCCTGAGCCTGCTCGCGATCGCCCCGCTCGTCACCCTCCTTGCCGCATGCGGGGCGACAGCGAACGACGACGGACGGACGCGCGTCGTCGCCTCCTTCTACCCGTTCGCGTTCGTCACCGAGCAGGTCGGGGGCTCCTTCGTCAACGTCCAGAACCTCACCTCCCCCGGCGTCGAGCCCCACGACCTCGAGCTCAAGCCCAAGCAGGTCGCCGCGGTGCAGGACGCGGATCTGGTCGTCTACGAGAAGCACTTCCAGGCCGCGGTCGACGAGGCCGTGGACCAGGCCGGTCGCTCCACCGAGGACACGGTCGACGCCGACGCCGAGCTCGACCTGCTCCCGGCCGATGACGAGGCCGGCGAGCACGGGGAGGACCACGCGGATCACGACCACGGCGACGAGGACCCGCACACGTGGCTCGACCCGACCAACATGGTGAGGATCACCGAGGCGGTGGCCGCCAGGCTGTCCAAGCTCGACCCCGACCACGCGGAGGACTACCGCGCCAACGCCGACGCGCTCGTCGCCAGGCTGAAGAAGCTCGACGCGTCGTTCACCGAAGGGCTCAAGACCTGCGAGCGTCGCACGATCGTGACCACGCACGCGGCGTTCAAGTACCTCGCGAACCGCTACGACCTCCACCAGGAGCCGATCGCCGGCATCGACCCGACCAACGAGCCGTCCCCGTCACAGCTCGGCGACATCACCAAGCTCGTCAAGCGCGAGGGCATCACCACGATCTTCACCGAGGAGCTCGTGAGCCCCGCCATCGCGGACACCATCGCGAAGGAGACCGGGGCCACGACCGCTACGCTCGACCCGATCGAGGGACTCTCCGACGACACGTCCGACGAGGACTACGTGTCGCTGATGGAGAAGAACCTCGCCGCCCTCCAGAAGGCCAACAGCTGTTCATGA
- a CDS encoding uracil-xanthine permease family protein, which translates to MPLPWTLHGDGRTITEGEIVAPGERLSWPRTIGFGAQHVVAMFGATFLVPIITGFPPSTTIFFSGVGTLLFLVLTGNRLPSYLGSSFAFLAPIAAAKAGGDDIGTALFGVAACGVLLALVGVLVLWTGTGWIQSLMPPVVAGSIVALIGFNLSGAATDNFEQAPWTALVTLAVVLLVAVFARGLVARLSIVIGVVAGYVVAAFAGALDFTEVKKAAWVGLPEFQSPEFAWSVLPAFLPVVLVLIAENVGHVRSVAQLAEDDTINQTTGRALLADGLATTLAGAAGGSGTTTYGENIGVMAATRVYSTAAYWVAGILAILLGLSPKIGEVIRTVPPGVLGGVTVALYGLIGIIGIKIWIDNNVDFSKPVNQFTAAVALVIGIGDLRIVVGDMEFTGIALGAIAAIVVFHVMTTVERARAR; encoded by the coding sequence ATGCCTCTGCCCTGGACCCTGCACGGTGACGGCCGGACGATCACCGAGGGCGAGATCGTCGCCCCGGGCGAGCGGCTGAGCTGGCCTCGGACCATCGGCTTCGGCGCCCAGCACGTCGTCGCGATGTTCGGCGCGACGTTCCTGGTGCCGATCATCACCGGCTTCCCGCCGTCGACGACGATCTTCTTCTCCGGCGTCGGGACGCTGTTGTTCCTGGTGCTGACCGGCAACCGGCTGCCGAGCTATCTCGGCTCCTCCTTCGCGTTCCTCGCCCCGATCGCCGCCGCGAAGGCCGGCGGGGACGACATCGGGACGGCCCTGTTCGGCGTGGCGGCCTGCGGCGTGCTGCTCGCACTCGTCGGCGTCCTCGTCCTGTGGACCGGCACGGGATGGATCCAGTCGCTGATGCCGCCGGTCGTCGCCGGCTCCATCGTCGCGCTGATCGGCTTCAACCTCTCCGGCGCCGCGACGGACAACTTCGAGCAGGCGCCCTGGACGGCCCTCGTGACGCTGGCCGTGGTGCTGCTGGTCGCTGTGTTCGCGCGCGGCCTCGTGGCCCGGCTCTCGATCGTGATCGGTGTGGTGGCCGGGTACGTCGTGGCTGCGTTCGCCGGAGCCCTGGACTTCACGGAGGTCAAGAAGGCCGCCTGGGTCGGGCTGCCCGAGTTCCAGTCGCCCGAGTTCGCGTGGTCGGTGCTGCCGGCGTTCCTGCCGGTCGTGCTGGTGCTCATCGCCGAGAACGTCGGGCACGTGCGCAGCGTGGCCCAGCTCGCCGAGGACGACACGATCAACCAGACGACGGGCCGAGCGCTGCTCGCGGACGGCCTCGCCACGACCCTCGCCGGAGCCGCGGGCGGGTCGGGCACCACGACGTACGGCGAGAACATCGGCGTGATGGCCGCGACCCGCGTCTACTCGACCGCGGCCTACTGGGTCGCCGGCATCCTGGCGATCCTGCTGGGGCTCTCACCCAAGATCGGCGAGGTCATCCGGACTGTGCCGCCCGGAGTGCTCGGCGGCGTGACCGTGGCGCTCTACGGACTGATCGGCATCATCGGCATCAAGATCTGGATCGACAACAACGTCGACTTCTCGAAGCCGGTCAACCAGTTCACCGCCGCAGTGGCCCTGGTCATCGGCATCGGCGACCTGCGGATCGTCGTCGGGGACATGGAGTTCACCGGCATCGCCCTCGGCGCCATCGCCGCGATCGTGGTCTTCCACGTCATGACGACGGTCGAACGCGCCCGCGCCCGCTAG